A genomic window from Dechloromonas sp. A34 includes:
- the hisC gene encoding histidinol-phosphate transaminase: protein MSLAEQALSYVRAISPYQPGKPITELAREMGIPVDQIVKLASNENPLGMSPKARMAVEAAISGIERYPDQFDLIKAVAVRTGLGQNQVVLGNGSNDVLDLAARVFLAPGRSAIFAQHAFAVYPLATLSTGAELIATPAKDYGHDLNAMRAAIRPDTRLIWIANPNNPTGNFLPYPEVRAFLELVPKDVVVVLDEAYNEYIALDERVDTATWIEEFPNLVVTRTFSKIFGLAGLRVGYALASAEIADLMNRVRQPFNVNNLAIAAAVAALDDHQFVAESYELNRRGMEQLVAGFKLLGLEHIPSHGNFVTFRAGEAAAINHKLLQQGVIVRPIGGYGLPEWLRVTIGKEAENRRFLEALEKAL, encoded by the coding sequence ATGAGCCTCGCTGAACAAGCGCTGTCTTATGTCCGTGCCATTTCGCCCTATCAGCCGGGCAAGCCGATCACCGAACTGGCACGCGAAATGGGCATCCCGGTCGATCAGATCGTCAAGCTGGCCTCCAACGAAAACCCGCTGGGCATGAGCCCGAAGGCGAGGATGGCGGTCGAGGCGGCGATCAGCGGCATCGAGCGTTATCCCGACCAGTTCGATCTGATCAAGGCGGTCGCCGTGCGTACCGGTCTTGGCCAGAACCAGGTTGTGCTCGGCAATGGTTCCAACGATGTGCTTGATCTGGCCGCCCGTGTCTTTCTCGCCCCGGGCCGCTCGGCGATCTTTGCCCAGCATGCCTTCGCGGTTTACCCGCTGGCCACGCTGTCGACCGGCGCCGAACTGATCGCGACACCAGCAAAGGACTACGGCCACGATCTAAATGCCATGCGTGCCGCCATCCGGCCCGATACGCGCCTGATCTGGATCGCCAACCCGAACAACCCGACCGGTAATTTCCTGCCATACCCGGAGGTACGCGCCTTCCTAGAACTCGTGCCGAAGGACGTCGTGGTTGTGCTCGACGAGGCCTATAACGAGTACATCGCACTCGACGAGCGCGTCGACACTGCCACCTGGATCGAGGAGTTCCCGAATCTGGTTGTGACTCGCACCTTCTCGAAGATTTTCGGCCTGGCCGGCTTGCGCGTCGGCTATGCGCTGGCCTCGGCCGAAATCGCCGACCTGATGAACCGGGTTCGCCAGCCGTTCAACGTCAATAATCTGGCGATCGCGGCAGCCGTTGCGGCGCTCGACGACCATCAGTTCGTCGCCGAGAGCTATGAACTGAACCGGCGTGGCATGGAGCAGCTGGTTGCCGGTTTCAAGCTTCTCGGCCTGGAACACATTCCCTCGCACGGCAATTTCGTCACCTTCAGGGCCGGCGAAGCGGCAGCGATCAATCACAAGTTGCTCCAGCAAGGGGTTATTGTCCGCCCGATCGGCGGTTACGGCCTGCCTGAGTGGCTGCGGGTGACGATCGGCAAGGAGGCGGAAAATCGGCGCTTCCTGGAGGCGCTGGAGAAGGCGCTGTAA
- the pheA gene encoding prephenate dehydratase, which yields MSDDLQKALAGVRAEIDGIDAELLRLLNQRARCAQKVGEIKAEHGEAGHIYRPEREAQVLRRLQDVNPGPLAGENITFFFREVMSACLSLEEPLGISFLGPLGTFSESAATKHFGHAARLLPQSSIDDVFREVESGHAHYAVVPVENSTEGAVGRTMDLLLGTQLKICGEVVLRIHQNLLSNETDLSKITKVYSHAQSLAQCHEWLNRVLPNAQRISVGSNAQAAQMASAEAGAAAIAGEAAAARYSLPRLAENIEDEPNNTTRFLVLGKHDAGPSGRDKTSLIMSAPNRTGALHELLLPFSHTGVSMSRLESRPARNALWEYVFYVDVDGHHDDPAVKTAIDELAARAAYLKILGSYPVAVY from the coding sequence ATGAGCGACGATCTGCAAAAGGCCTTGGCCGGCGTGCGAGCCGAAATCGACGGTATCGATGCCGAATTGTTGCGCCTGCTCAACCAGCGAGCACGTTGCGCCCAGAAAGTCGGCGAAATCAAGGCCGAGCACGGTGAAGCCGGGCATATCTACCGCCCGGAACGCGAGGCCCAGGTCTTGCGCCGCCTGCAGGATGTCAATCCTGGTCCGCTGGCTGGCGAGAACATTACCTTCTTTTTCCGCGAGGTGATGTCGGCCTGTCTGTCGCTGGAAGAGCCGCTGGGGATCTCTTTCCTCGGGCCGCTTGGCACTTTCTCGGAGTCGGCTGCGACCAAGCATTTCGGCCATGCGGCGCGGCTGCTGCCGCAGTCGTCGATCGACGACGTCTTCCGCGAAGTGGAATCCGGTCATGCCCACTATGCCGTCGTGCCGGTCGAGAATTCGACTGAGGGCGCGGTCGGCCGAACGATGGATCTGCTGCTCGGCACGCAGCTGAAAATCTGCGGTGAGGTCGTGCTGCGCATCCATCAGAACCTGCTCTCCAACGAAACCGATCTGAGCAAGATCACCAAGGTCTATTCGCATGCTCAGTCGCTGGCCCAGTGCCACGAGTGGCTGAATCGCGTCTTGCCCAACGCCCAGCGCATTTCGGTCGGCAGCAATGCCCAGGCGGCGCAGATGGCTTCGGCGGAGGCCGGGGCGGCGGCGATTGCCGGCGAAGCCGCAGCGGCGCGTTACAGCCTGCCGCGGCTGGCCGAGAACATCGAGGACGAGCCGAACAACACGACCCGTTTCCTGGTGCTCGGCAAGCACGATGCCGGGCCGTCCGGGCGCGACAAGACTTCCTTGATCATGTCGGCCCCGAATCGCACCGGCGCCTTGCATGAGTTGCTGCTGCCTTTCTCGCACACCGGTGTTTCGATGTCCCGCCTTGAGTCGCGGCCCGCACGTAACGCGTTGTGGGAGTATGTGTTCTACGTCGATGTCGATGGTCATCATGACGACCCGGCGGTCAAGACGGCCATTGATGAACTGGCCGCTCGTGCCGCCTATCTGAAAATTCTCGGGTCTTACCCGGTTGCCGTTTATTGA
- a CDS encoding prephenate dehydrogenase, which yields MPEFGKVVVFGTGLIGGSFALALKEAGAVEEVVGFGRTPATLRAAQQLGVIDRAGINPTHEIEEADIVLVATPVAQMPEIFARIEPYIGSNTIVTDGGSTKGDVVAAARAAFGERIGQFVPAHPIAGAENSGPSAARWDLYQGKKVVVTPLPENNDDSLDRIKRAWSLCGADIYELTPEMHDRVFAAVSHLPHLLSFALVHDLAVRDDADLFFTFAASGFRDFTRIAASHPEMWRDICLANRQALLGELDSYRAQLDELRLALAQNDGERLEEVFGIARQARRNWAGEV from the coding sequence ATGCCTGAATTCGGCAAGGTCGTCGTCTTCGGTACCGGCCTGATCGGCGGCTCCTTCGCGCTGGCCCTCAAGGAGGCCGGGGCTGTGGAGGAGGTGGTCGGTTTTGGCCGGACGCCGGCGACGCTACGTGCCGCCCAGCAATTGGGGGTGATCGACCGCGCCGGCATCAATCCGACGCATGAAATCGAGGAAGCAGACATTGTTCTGGTCGCGACACCGGTCGCCCAGATGCCGGAAATTTTCGCCCGGATCGAACCCTATATTGGTTCCAATACCATCGTCACCGATGGCGGTTCGACCAAAGGCGACGTCGTTGCTGCCGCTCGTGCGGCATTTGGCGAGCGCATCGGCCAATTCGTCCCGGCCCACCCGATTGCCGGCGCGGAAAACAGTGGCCCGAGCGCGGCGCGCTGGGATCTCTACCAGGGCAAGAAGGTTGTCGTGACGCCGTTACCGGAGAACAACGACGACTCGCTCGACCGCATTAAGCGCGCCTGGTCGTTGTGCGGCGCTGACATCTATGAATTGACGCCCGAAATGCACGACCGCGTCTTTGCCGCCGTCAGCCATCTGCCACATCTGTTGTCCTTTGCGCTGGTGCATGACTTGGCTGTGCGTGATGACGCCGACCTGTTCTTTACCTTTGCGGCTTCGGGTTTTCGCGATTTCACGCGAATCGCCGCCAGCCATCCGGAAATGTGGCGCGACATCTGTCTCGCCAACCGCCAAGCCCTGCTCGGCGAACTTGATAGCTACCGGGCGCAACTCGACGAACTTCGCCTGGCATTGGCGCAAAACGACGGCGAGCGACTGGAAGAGGTCTTCGGCATCGCCCGGCAGGCCCGCCGGAACTGGGCCGGCGAGGTCTAA
- a CDS encoding DNA ligase yields MRALLRVLWLGLALALLVCRVEAAPPTILLAEVYRSQVNVTQYLVSEKLDGVRAIWDGQVLRFRSGKTIHAPSWFTDGLPRQPLDGELWIGRGSFERLSGIVRREAPDDNEWRQVRYMIFELPDAPGTFAQRVEHIRELVGQANVPWLQSIGQSPVVDRSSLQKRMQEVVKAGGEGLMLHRADALYETGRSDTLLKMKPWEDAEAVVIAHQPGKGRNAGRLGALRVRTDDGREFSLGTGFTDRIRRDPPPIGALVTYRYRDLTRNGLPRFASFLRVREE; encoded by the coding sequence ATGCGAGCCTTGCTGCGGGTGCTCTGGCTGGGCCTCGCACTGGCTCTTCTGGTCTGCCGAGTCGAGGCTGCTCCGCCCACGATCCTGTTGGCCGAGGTCTATCGCAGCCAGGTCAACGTCACGCAGTACCTGGTCAGTGAAAAACTCGACGGCGTGCGCGCCATCTGGGATGGACAGGTGCTGCGCTTTCGCAGCGGCAAGACGATCCATGCACCGAGCTGGTTTACGGATGGACTGCCCAGGCAGCCGCTCGACGGCGAGTTGTGGATAGGGCGGGGGAGTTTTGAACGCCTTTCCGGTATCGTTCGCCGCGAAGCGCCGGATGATAACGAATGGCGGCAGGTCCGCTACATGATCTTCGAGCTACCTGACGCGCCGGGCACGTTTGCCCAGCGTGTCGAGCACATCCGCGAGTTGGTCGGGCAGGCCAATGTGCCGTGGTTGCAGTCAATCGGGCAATCTCCCGTCGTCGATCGCAGCAGTCTGCAAAAACGCATGCAGGAGGTCGTCAAGGCCGGTGGCGAGGGCCTGATGCTGCACCGCGCCGATGCGCTCTATGAAACCGGTCGCAGCGATACCCTGCTCAAGATGAAACCTTGGGAAGATGCCGAGGCCGTAGTCATCGCCCATCAGCCGGGCAAGGGGCGGAACGCAGGGCGATTGGGCGCCTTGCGGGTGCGCACGGATGACGGTAGAGAGTTCTCGCTGGGAACCGGATTCACCGACCGGATACGTCGCGACCCGCCGCCGATCGGTGCCCTAGTCACCTATCGCTATCGTGACCTGACACGCAACGGCCTGCCGCGTTTCGCCAGCTTTTTGCGGGTGCGTGAGGAATGA